A single region of the Oleispira antarctica RB-8 genome encodes:
- a CDS encoding Thioredoxin-like protein, translating into MISKQLKSLAMFSGLFLALITNNAFAINVGDTAPNFKLPRLETEGSIQLKFYRGKVVYVDFWASWCGPCRLSLPELNKLRKQYRRQGFEVIAINLDEEKDEAMAFLKEFPVAYPTARDVEGTTPDEYGLKGMPTAYLIDRQGKVSWIHEGFKITDAEALSTKIASLLKSKK; encoded by the coding sequence ATGATAAGCAAACAACTAAAGTCTCTGGCCATGTTTAGCGGCCTCTTTCTAGCCTTAATCACTAACAATGCTTTTGCTATTAATGTGGGCGATACCGCTCCTAATTTTAAGTTGCCACGCTTAGAAACCGAAGGCAGTATTCAACTTAAGTTTTATCGTGGCAAAGTCGTTTATGTCGATTTTTGGGCTTCTTGGTGTGGTCCTTGCCGATTATCATTACCGGAGTTAAACAAATTGCGTAAGCAATATCGCAGACAAGGCTTTGAGGTCATTGCGATTAACTTAGATGAAGAAAAAGATGAGGCTATGGCATTTCTAAAAGAATTTCCTGTGGCTTATCCAACGGCTCGCGATGTAGAAGGCACAACACCGGACGAATATGGTCTGAAAGGAATGCCAACAGCCTATTTAATTGACCGCCAAGGTAAAGTAAGCTGGATTCATGAAGGTTTTAAAATAACGGATGCTGAAGCACTTAGCACCAAAATTGCTTCTTTGCTAAAGAGCAAAAAATAA
- the truC gene encoding putative tRNA pseudouridine synthase C (tRNA-uridine isomerase C), translating into MKLEILYLDENLVAINKPSGLLVHRSEIDRYETLFALQLLRNQLGQRVYPVHRLDKPTSGVLLFALNSETASLMVEQWRQRDVEKRYLAVTRGYMPEELHLDYAMVPPVDKHAKHERIKPAQEAITDFKLLATVEVDVKIDKYPQSRYSLVEVMPKTGRKHQIRRHLKHLSHPIIGDARYGKGRHSRYFRDHFDAGRLLLHAWQLSFEHPYSGERVNLYAGLDSPMKGLLSRFDWLNSLPSPLLQATDRVLADGQCRELPEPPPEEEESLPQ; encoded by the coding sequence ATGAAACTGGAAATTTTATATCTAGATGAAAATCTAGTCGCTATTAACAAACCGTCAGGCCTATTGGTTCACCGCAGCGAAATTGATCGCTATGAAACCTTATTTGCATTGCAGTTATTACGTAATCAATTAGGCCAACGAGTGTATCCCGTGCATCGGTTAGATAAACCGACTTCAGGTGTTTTATTATTTGCCTTAAATTCAGAGACCGCCAGTTTAATGGTCGAGCAGTGGCGCCAGCGTGATGTAGAAAAACGCTATCTAGCCGTCACTCGCGGTTATATGCCTGAAGAACTGCACCTAGACTACGCCATGGTGCCACCCGTCGACAAACATGCCAAACACGAGCGTATAAAGCCTGCTCAAGAAGCCATTACAGATTTCAAATTATTAGCGACGGTAGAAGTCGATGTCAAGATTGATAAATACCCACAATCTCGTTACTCCCTAGTAGAAGTTATGCCGAAAACCGGGCGTAAGCATCAAATTCGCCGTCACCTTAAGCATTTGAGCCACCCAATTATCGGAGATGCACGTTATGGCAAAGGTCGTCATAGCCGATACTTTCGCGATCACTTCGATGCTGGGCGTTTGTTATTGCACGCATGGCAATTGAGTTTTGAGCACCCTTATAGCGGCGAAAGAGTTAATCTTTATGCGGGCTTGGATAGCCCCATGAAAGGTTTGTTATCACGCTTTGATTGGCTCAACAGCCTGCCTAGTCCTTTACTTCAAGCGACAGATCGAGTGTTGGCTGACGGACAATGTAGAGAGCTACCAGAACCCCCACCAGAGGAAGAAGAATCTTTACCGCAGTAA
- the nylA gene encoding 6-aminohexanoate-cyclic-dimer hydrolase has product MFKDYVNHDALGLAQLIKNKDISASELLDTAIAQAEQENPAINAIITKLYDFGHQQIKHGLPEGPFSGVPFLLKDLLGSLEGTPLSNGSAAFKGNISPSDSEMVKRYKSSGLVIFGKTNTPEFGLMGVTEPKAFGPTRNPWNLNHTPGGSSGGSGAAIAAGIVPMASGGDGGGSIRIPAACCGLFGLKPSRGRTPTGPYFSEYWDGAAAEHVLTRSVRDSAAMLDVVAGPDGSSPYPVRKETGYLTCLEEPVRPLKIAYTVQSFFDRPVTEDAIKSVQHTVKLLESLGHTVEAVHPYINANDLTDSYLTMYYGHVAADLEFAAKLLNSNFSNLDVEDTTKLMGYIGKKISAEQFVTAKRRWNNFSQSMHALHQEYDLLLTPTLGSEPVRIGEFDLGLLDRIGTKVVNALGLQNLLLKSGLTKKLALENLEKLPFTQLANLTGQPAMSVPLYWTESGLPLGSQFIAPLGDEKTLLQLAHQLEQAQPWFDKTPAKEKASS; this is encoded by the coding sequence ATGTTTAAAGATTACGTCAATCATGATGCACTGGGCTTGGCTCAGTTGATTAAAAACAAAGATATTAGCGCAAGTGAGCTATTGGATACTGCCATCGCTCAAGCTGAACAAGAAAACCCAGCCATCAACGCGATTATTACGAAGCTCTACGACTTTGGGCATCAACAAATTAAACACGGTTTACCGGAAGGACCTTTTTCAGGCGTCCCTTTTTTATTAAAAGATTTATTAGGTTCTTTAGAAGGAACCCCATTGAGCAATGGCAGCGCCGCCTTCAAAGGCAACATTTCGCCCAGTGATAGTGAAATGGTTAAACGTTATAAGTCTTCTGGACTGGTCATTTTTGGCAAAACGAATACTCCAGAGTTTGGATTAATGGGGGTCACTGAACCTAAGGCATTTGGTCCCACTCGAAATCCTTGGAATTTGAACCATACACCAGGCGGCTCAAGTGGAGGCTCCGGTGCTGCTATTGCTGCGGGGATCGTCCCTATGGCATCCGGCGGCGATGGCGGTGGCTCTATTCGTATTCCCGCGGCTTGCTGTGGATTGTTCGGTTTAAAGCCTTCTCGTGGCCGCACCCCAACAGGGCCTTACTTTAGTGAGTATTGGGATGGTGCCGCAGCGGAACATGTATTAACACGATCGGTACGTGATAGTGCTGCCATGTTAGATGTCGTTGCAGGGCCTGATGGTAGTTCACCCTATCCTGTGCGCAAAGAGACAGGTTATTTAACCTGTTTAGAAGAACCTGTTCGTCCATTAAAAATTGCTTATACCGTACAATCTTTTTTTGACCGCCCTGTCACAGAAGATGCCATAAAATCCGTTCAACATACCGTTAAACTCTTAGAATCTCTTGGGCATACTGTTGAAGCGGTTCATCCTTATATCAATGCGAATGACCTTACGGATAGTTATTTAACGATGTATTACGGGCATGTCGCAGCAGACTTAGAATTTGCAGCAAAGCTACTCAATAGTAATTTCAGTAATTTAGATGTAGAAGATACAACCAAACTAATGGGCTATATCGGTAAAAAGATTTCGGCTGAGCAGTTTGTCACCGCTAAGCGTCGCTGGAATAATTTCAGCCAAAGCATGCATGCTTTGCATCAAGAGTATGATTTGCTATTAACACCGACATTAGGCAGTGAGCCTGTCCGCATCGGCGAATTTGATTTGGGGTTACTCGACAGAATAGGCACTAAAGTCGTTAATGCTTTGGGCTTGCAGAACCTGTTATTAAAGTCAGGCTTAACAAAAAAACTCGCGTTAGAAAATTTAGAAAAACTTCCCTTTACTCAGCTTGCAAATCTCACTGGGCAGCCAGCCATGTCAGTGCCGTTATATTGGACTGAATCAGGTTTGCCTCTAGGTTCTCAATTCATAGCCCCTTTGGGCGATGAAAAAACATTATTACAACTCGCTCACCAACTGGAACAAGCCCAGCCTTGGTTCGATAAAACCCCAGCTAAAGAAAAGGCATCATCATGA
- the apbE gene encoding ApbE-like lipoprotein, producing MNFHQHNFTAMASPCQFLLQGEAALMQQACIKAQAEVQRIEKKYSRYLDSSLLQTINKNAGIKSTTIDAETAGLLNYADLCYQQSDGNFDITSGILRRVWNFKSNSLPDEKTIQQLLPLINWYSVQWDQNTIFLPEKNMEIDFGGFGKEYAADRAAEIFQSLGIQHGLVDLGGDIRIIGDKADKSGWDIGIRNPSQPESAISHITLHQGAMATSGNYERFMQVKHQHYCHILKANTGWPVNHWASVTILAPQCLVAGSLATLTMLAEQKGEKWIREQEIPFLAIDLKGLQLSNF from the coding sequence ATGAATTTTCATCAACACAACTTCACCGCCATGGCTTCTCCTTGTCAGTTCTTATTACAAGGAGAAGCCGCGTTAATGCAACAAGCCTGTATAAAAGCTCAAGCAGAAGTACAGCGCATCGAGAAAAAGTACAGCCGTTACCTTGATTCAAGCCTGCTACAAACGATCAATAAAAATGCCGGAATTAAAAGTACGACCATTGATGCTGAAACAGCGGGTTTATTAAATTATGCTGATCTCTGCTATCAACAAAGCGATGGAAATTTTGATATAACGTCTGGCATTCTACGGCGCGTATGGAATTTCAAATCAAACAGTCTTCCCGACGAAAAAACGATTCAACAGCTTTTACCTTTAATTAATTGGTACTCAGTACAATGGGATCAAAATACAATATTTTTGCCTGAAAAAAACATGGAAATCGATTTTGGAGGTTTCGGAAAAGAATATGCGGCGGACAGAGCGGCGGAGATTTTTCAGTCTTTAGGAATACAACATGGTCTTGTTGATCTCGGCGGAGATATTCGAATTATTGGTGATAAAGCCGACAAATCTGGTTGGGATATTGGCATACGAAATCCATCCCAACCCGAATCAGCTATTTCTCATATCACACTGCATCAAGGTGCTATGGCCACCAGTGGAAACTACGAACGCTTCATGCAGGTAAAGCATCAACACTATTGCCATATTCTAAAGGCAAATACAGGCTGGCCGGTCAATCACTGGGCTTCTGTTACCATTCTTGCTCCACAATGTCTTGTTGCAGGCAGTCTTGCGACGTTAACCATGCTCGCAGAACAAAAAGGCGAAAAATGGATAAGAGAGCAAGAAATTCCTTTTCTAGCCATTGATCTTAAAGGCTTACAGTTATCAAACTTTTAG
- a CDS encoding Kef-type K+ transport system, NAD-binding component, probable — translation MTIVQIQNASLRLRNNKIFELFVVSIIILSALLIGAKTYPIPDSVMQLVKWLDLAITLIFLFEITIRFIAEENKKRFFHSGWNIFDTLIVIVSLIPIEDSEMALVGRLVRIFRVLRMVSIIPELRMLLNSLLRAMPQLGYVLLLMFIIFYIYAAVGATFFAKINPVLWGDISISLLTLFRVMTFEDWTDIMYETMDVYPLSWIFYLTFIFLTAFAFLNMVIGIVVNVLEDEHAKERAAQDEADGKISMDDLAKEIRSLKEMLEQQRKD, via the coding sequence ATGACGATTGTCCAAATCCAAAATGCTTCTTTACGCTTACGTAATAATAAAATATTTGAGCTCTTTGTTGTCAGTATCATTATTTTATCAGCGCTCTTGATTGGTGCTAAAACCTATCCAATACCCGATAGCGTGATGCAGCTAGTTAAATGGCTTGATCTTGCAATTACGCTTATATTTTTATTTGAAATCACTATTCGATTTATTGCTGAAGAAAATAAAAAACGTTTCTTTCATAGTGGTTGGAACATATTCGACACCTTAATTGTTATTGTCAGTCTGATTCCTATTGAAGACAGCGAGATGGCCTTAGTCGGACGCTTAGTGCGAATATTCCGAGTACTGCGTATGGTTTCTATTATTCCAGAACTGCGAATGCTGCTGAATTCACTGCTTCGAGCCATGCCACAATTAGGCTACGTACTGCTATTGATGTTTATTATTTTTTATATATATGCCGCAGTAGGAGCGACCTTCTTTGCTAAAATTAATCCTGTGCTTTGGGGCGATATTTCGATTTCATTGCTTACTTTATTCCGTGTTATGACGTTCGAAGACTGGACCGATATAATGTACGAAACAATGGATGTTTATCCACTAAGTTGGATTTTTTATCTCACGTTTATCTTCTTAACAGCCTTTGCTTTTTTAAACATGGTGATAGGCATTGTCGTGAATGTACTGGAAGATGAGCATGCAAAAGAACGTGCAGCTCAAGATGAAGCTGACGGCAAGATTTCTATGGATGACCTGGCAAAAGAAATTCGTTCGTTGAAAGAAATGCTTGAGCAGCAAAGAAAGGACTAA
- the bacA gene encoding Bacteroid development protein BacA has translation MFKSFFPNPRLFFLSVLIFAGVASAIWYGFNEQIASLVGLDISDTTPVIGLGHFVTNSFLLFYGFYFLCTAIFAFLWFKISPHKWQWWSIVGSSAILFSTYYSVQVSVAINNWRRPFFDLVQSLLKPIDASAAEKVVTEQALSSATSQLFDLLMLFAEIAFLAIFIYVATKFLVSHFIFRWRTAMNEYYTQNWKQLRKVEGASQRIQEDTMRFATIMEDLGVSLIEAVMTLFAFLPVLWVLSEYVSELPIVGQIAHPLFYAALFWSIFGTGILAIVGIKLPGLQFNNQKVEAAFRKELVYGEDNENRAQPLKLSELFSNVRKNYFRLYFHYMYFNVARSLYLQADNIFVFILLVPTIAVGAITFGILQQILTAFGQVSNSFQYLVNSWTIIVELLSVRKRLKQFESVLDKSPESTLAIDNSDIKSPIDSQ, from the coding sequence ATGTTTAAGTCTTTCTTTCCGAACCCTCGACTATTTTTCTTGTCGGTATTAATTTTTGCAGGTGTCGCTTCTGCTATTTGGTATGGATTCAACGAACAAATAGCCAGCTTGGTTGGCCTCGATATTTCAGATACCACACCCGTGATCGGGTTAGGACACTTCGTCACCAACTCTTTTTTATTGTTCTACGGTTTCTATTTTCTATGCACGGCAATTTTTGCCTTCTTATGGTTTAAAATTTCTCCTCATAAATGGCAGTGGTGGTCTATTGTTGGATCTTCCGCTATTTTATTTTCTACTTATTATTCCGTACAAGTATCCGTTGCTATTAATAACTGGCGTCGCCCATTTTTTGATTTAGTGCAATCATTACTAAAGCCTATCGATGCAAGCGCTGCTGAAAAGGTCGTCACCGAGCAGGCTTTGAGCTCAGCAACAAGTCAGCTATTTGATTTATTGATGCTCTTTGCTGAGATTGCTTTTTTAGCTATTTTTATCTATGTCGCAACTAAGTTTTTAGTGAGTCACTTTATCTTTCGCTGGCGTACGGCCATGAATGAATACTACACGCAAAACTGGAAGCAATTACGTAAGGTTGAAGGGGCATCACAACGCATTCAAGAAGATACCATGCGTTTCGCGACTATTATGGAAGATCTAGGGGTCTCATTAATCGAAGCGGTTATGACATTATTTGCCTTCTTACCGGTTCTTTGGGTGCTATCGGAATATGTATCGGAGTTGCCTATTGTCGGACAAATTGCACATCCCTTATTCTACGCCGCGCTGTTCTGGTCAATTTTTGGCACCGGCATATTAGCGATAGTAGGGATCAAACTACCAGGGCTGCAATTTAATAATCAAAAAGTCGAAGCCGCATTCCGCAAAGAGTTGGTGTATGGAGAAGATAATGAAAACAGGGCTCAACCTCTTAAACTGAGTGAACTTTTTTCTAATGTTCGTAAAAACTATTTCCGTCTGTACTTTCATTATATGTACTTCAATGTCGCAAGAAGTTTGTATTTACAAGCGGATAATATCTTTGTTTTCATCTTGCTAGTGCCAACCATTGCCGTTGGCGCAATTACCTTTGGTATTTTGCAACAGATTCTGACTGCGTTTGGTCAGGTGAGTAATTCTTTTCAATACTTGGTTAATTCGTGGACAATTATTGTTGAATTATTGTCTGTTAGAAAGCGTCTAAAGCAATTCGAATCCGTTCTGGATAAATCACCAGAATCCACACTAGCCATTGATAACAGCGATATAAAAAGCCCCATCGATAGCCAATAA
- a CDS encoding Response regulator, with protein sequence MEYYLYRIGSEILQYLFSFLLLIYISSASSMEPIEVGALNKGYSLNDHVEYIVDSLGESEAEQLVLPGQRWLKHDKETLSFGYTRSVYWFRFQVSNQSKTNVSHLLEIAYPVLDDIQIFIYDETKQLINEHHLGDKIPFDQRDIEHRNFVVPLELKAEQSSTWLIRVKTSSAMQVPMTIWPEREFFIQDQSRVMGMGLYYGIMLIMTLYNLIVFVSVRESNYLYYVLYVASMAGFLASLQGLSFQYIWPMATSWNDSAILVMLSGVVVFSSIFTRNFLELSKDDRLLNSLFGLVILASVIVVFSVSIVPYYILIKVLIGFAVLGITLVIYTGILRWSQGFSAARFFTIAWSSMLLAGVILALNKFNIIPRNSFTENAVQFGSALEVILLSFALADRLNQEKRERYDAQIQALNHERIAGTAQAEALEQERCARTAQEKALVHEREAREAQDRALEIQRKANETLEEKVKERTNELESVNQKLAELSTTDALTGVRNRRYFDQVLEREFNRARREREQLSILMLDIDYFKRVNDDYGHQVGDDALRRVANILREVVHRTTDIIARYGGEEFAIILPNTEVAGAYIVAEKIRKKIAKQQLEVNGIAFSITVSIGLMGDEPSKGSNADFWLKEADDALYKAKEEGRNKVVLAPSCSVTNRLEGSDAERNS encoded by the coding sequence ATGGAATATTATTTATATCGAATAGGCAGTGAAATTTTGCAGTATTTATTTTCTTTTTTATTACTTATTTATATCTCTTCGGCATCCTCTATGGAGCCTATTGAAGTGGGAGCATTGAATAAGGGATATTCACTGAATGACCATGTTGAATATATAGTAGACAGTCTGGGTGAAAGCGAGGCAGAGCAATTAGTCTTGCCAGGCCAACGATGGCTTAAACATGATAAAGAAACTTTATCGTTTGGTTATACGCGTTCAGTTTATTGGTTTCGCTTTCAAGTCAGTAACCAATCAAAGACTAATGTCTCTCACTTATTAGAAATTGCTTATCCGGTATTGGACGATATTCAAATTTTTATTTATGACGAAACTAAGCAACTAATAAATGAGCATCATTTAGGGGATAAAATTCCGTTTGATCAGCGCGATATCGAGCACAGAAATTTTGTTGTACCGCTGGAATTGAAAGCAGAGCAATCATCAACGTGGCTTATTCGTGTAAAAACTTCCAGTGCAATGCAAGTGCCTATGACTATTTGGCCAGAACGAGAGTTCTTTATTCAAGATCAGTCTCGTGTAATGGGAATGGGTTTGTATTACGGTATTATGCTCATTATGACGTTGTATAACTTAATTGTTTTTGTCTCAGTAAGAGAAAGTAATTATTTATATTATGTTTTATACGTTGCCTCTATGGCAGGATTTTTAGCGAGCTTACAGGGTCTAAGTTTTCAGTATATTTGGCCGATGGCCACTAGTTGGAATGATAGTGCAATCTTAGTGATGCTGTCGGGCGTTGTAGTTTTTTCCAGTATTTTTACTCGTAATTTTTTAGAATTATCCAAGGATGATAGACTTCTAAATAGTCTGTTTGGATTGGTTATTTTAGCGTCGGTTATTGTCGTATTTTCTGTGAGTATTGTTCCTTATTATATATTAATTAAAGTATTGATCGGTTTCGCGGTCTTGGGGATTACCTTAGTTATATATACGGGGATATTACGCTGGAGCCAAGGATTCAGCGCGGCCCGATTTTTCACTATTGCTTGGTCTTCTATGCTATTGGCTGGCGTTATCTTAGCGCTCAATAAGTTTAATATTATTCCAAGAAATAGTTTTACTGAAAATGCAGTTCAGTTTGGTTCGGCTCTAGAAGTTATTTTATTATCATTTGCGTTAGCCGACCGTTTAAATCAAGAAAAGCGCGAACGTTATGATGCTCAAATTCAAGCATTGAACCATGAACGTATTGCGGGAACTGCTCAAGCAGAGGCCTTGGAGCAAGAGCGTTGTGCTCGTACTGCACAAGAAAAAGCATTAGTGCATGAACGAGAAGCGCGTGAAGCTCAAGATCGGGCATTAGAAATTCAGCGTAAGGCGAATGAAACATTAGAAGAGAAAGTAAAAGAACGCACAAATGAGTTAGAGAGCGTTAATCAAAAATTGGCTGAACTCAGTACCACCGATGCATTAACAGGTGTTCGCAACCGCCGTTATTTCGATCAGGTGCTCGAACGTGAATTTAATCGAGCGCGTCGAGAGCGCGAACAGTTATCCATTTTAATGTTAGACATTGATTATTTTAAACGGGTTAATGATGATTATGGGCATCAGGTCGGTGATGATGCACTACGACGAGTCGCTAACATTCTACGAGAAGTTGTTCATCGTACGACAGATATTATTGCCCGCTACGGCGGTGAAGAATTTGCTATTATATTACCGAATACTGAAGTGGCGGGTGCTTATATCGTAGCTGAAAAAATTCGTAAAAAAATCGCCAAACAACAGCTTGAGGTTAATGGCATTGCGTTTTCAATAACTGTGTCTATCGGGCTGATGGGTGATGAGCCTAGTAAAGGCAGTAATGCAGATTTTTGGCTAAAAGAAGCGGATGACGCGTTGTACAAAGCGAAAGAAGAGGGGCGCAATAAAGTTGTATTGGCGCCATCTTGCTCGGTAACGAATCGCTTAGAAGGCAGTGATGCAGAAAGAAATAGTTAA
- a CDS encoding DinB family protein, with product MQWSDHYRRHARYNAWINQSLLEASLSLPVADQNKDQGVFFHSLTGSWNHIMVGDLLWLNRLAKIFPILDDKIDNWPLPTQLDQILYKNLAELAKARQQLDELIIQWCDFLRESDCEDRLQYFNSQEALRVKPLPDVMQHLFNHQTHHRGQISALLSQLGVNYGTTDFIAMPGDD from the coding sequence ATGCAATGGTCTGATCACTACCGCCGTCATGCCCGTTACAATGCTTGGATCAATCAATCCTTACTGGAAGCCAGTTTAAGCCTGCCAGTAGCCGATCAAAATAAAGACCAAGGCGTGTTCTTTCACTCCCTTACAGGGAGCTGGAATCATATTATGGTAGGGGACCTTTTATGGCTCAACCGCCTCGCCAAAATATTTCCAATTCTCGATGACAAAATAGATAACTGGCCACTACCTACCCAGCTCGATCAAATTTTATATAAAAACTTGGCGGAACTGGCCAAAGCACGCCAGCAATTGGATGAATTAATCATTCAGTGGTGTGATTTTTTACGTGAAAGCGATTGTGAAGATAGACTGCAATATTTCAATAGCCAAGAAGCGTTACGGGTTAAACCATTGCCTGATGTAATGCAGCATTTATTCAATCACCAAACCCATCATAGGGGCCAAATTAGCGCATTATTAAGTCAGCTTGGCGTCAATTATGGCACCACCGACTTTATCGCCATGCCAGGTGACGATTAG
- a CDS encoding Short-chain dehydrogenase/reductase SDR precursor: MKTVLITGCSSGIGRALCEKYLTKGFHVYASARNIRSLNDLDEHSNLTKLTLDVNSQSSIHNAIAHIKQDNNYLDVLINNAGYAAMGPLADMPLEDLRAQFETNVFAPMELTKACLPFLMAKKELAKKETTKNAQQHNAQVVNIGSVSGITTTPFSGAYCATKAALHSLSDAQRMELAPFGIDVITVQPGAIESKFGDNSLNNVLARITPQSLYAPLKEAIQARATASQDNPTPAAEFADTLVEQLLNNPKAVIRIGNGSFGLPLLKRWLPVAILDKILSKKFNLTSLAKR; this comes from the coding sequence ATGAAAACTGTTTTAATCACTGGCTGTTCATCCGGCATTGGCCGCGCTCTTTGTGAAAAATATTTAACAAAAGGATTTCATGTTTATGCCAGTGCTCGCAATATTCGCAGCCTAAATGACTTAGATGAACATTCTAATCTCACCAAACTGACTTTAGATGTTAACAGCCAAAGCAGTATACATAATGCGATTGCCCACATTAAACAAGATAATAACTACCTTGATGTACTGATCAATAATGCAGGCTATGCCGCCATGGGCCCCTTGGCAGATATGCCTCTCGAAGACCTTCGCGCACAATTTGAAACGAATGTCTTTGCTCCGATGGAATTGACCAAGGCCTGTTTACCCTTTTTGATGGCGAAAAAAGAGCTAGCGAAAAAGGAGACGACCAAAAACGCCCAACAACATAACGCTCAAGTTGTAAACATTGGCTCGGTATCAGGGATCACGACAACACCTTTTTCAGGGGCTTATTGCGCAACCAAAGCTGCTCTGCACTCTTTATCTGATGCCCAAAGAATGGAGCTAGCGCCTTTTGGTATCGATGTAATTACCGTACAACCTGGAGCCATTGAATCAAAGTTTGGCGATAACTCTCTAAACAATGTATTAGCACGCATTACTCCTCAATCACTTTATGCACCGTTAAAAGAAGCGATTCAAGCTCGCGCTACTGCCTCACAAGATAACCCAACCCCCGCGGCAGAATTTGCAGACACTTTAGTTGAGCAATTATTAAACAATCCGAAAGCCGTGATTCGAATTGGCAATGGTAGTTTTGGTTTGCCCTTATTGAAACGCTGGTTACCTGTGGCAATACTGGATAAGATACTGAGCAAGAAGTTCAACTTAACGTCGTTAGCCAAGCGCTAG
- the phnA gene encoding PhnA protein, giving the protein MTTENTLLARCGSKCELCAADAPVAKFEVAPSDGSVEQSVMLCPTCTDQINNPDTIDGNHWRCLNDSMWSQELPVQVMAWRQLKTLKAKGEDWAQDLVDMMYFEEDVQKWAEAGMVDFSAETTRDSNGAPLVAGDSVTLIKDLVVKGANFTAKRGTMVKNISLTDNPLHVEGRVNGTRIVLVSAYLKKQ; this is encoded by the coding sequence ATGACTACTGAAAATACCCTACTAGCTCGATGTGGTTCCAAGTGTGAATTATGTGCAGCTGATGCGCCTGTTGCTAAATTTGAGGTCGCTCCTAGCGATGGCAGCGTTGAGCAAAGTGTTATGCTTTGCCCAACCTGTACTGATCAAATCAATAACCCAGATACAATCGATGGCAACCACTGGCGCTGCTTAAACGACAGTATGTGGAGCCAAGAGCTTCCTGTACAAGTCATGGCATGGCGACAGCTTAAGACCTTAAAAGCGAAAGGCGAAGACTGGGCTCAAGATTTAGTCGATATGATGTACTTTGAAGAAGACGTGCAGAAGTGGGCAGAAGCCGGCATGGTTGACTTCAGCGCGGAAACAACCCGAGATAGCAACGGCGCACCACTCGTGGCCGGCGATAGCGTGACCTTAATTAAAGATTTAGTTGTGAAAGGCGCCAACTTCACAGCCAAACGTGGCACCATGGTGAAAAATATCTCACTTACCGATAACCCACTTCATGTTGAAGGTAGAGTTAACGGTACACGCATTGTTTTAGTCAGTGCATATTTGAAAAAGCAATAA
- a CDS encoding Putative lipoprotein, with the protein MNQIILLAVLTSCIFASGCSTVKPWQRGYLSKDIMTSAVDPLGSSLDNHIYFSKEGSSGGGQAAGGGCGCN; encoded by the coding sequence ATGAATCAAATTATTCTGCTTGCTGTCCTCACCTCCTGTATTTTTGCCTCTGGCTGCAGTACGGTTAAACCTTGGCAGCGAGGGTATTTATCGAAAGACATCATGACCTCGGCTGTCGATCCATTAGGCAGCTCTCTCGACAATCATATTTATTTCAGTAAAGAAGGTTCTTCGGGTGGTGGTCAAGCCGCTGGCGGCGGCTGCGGTTGTAACTGA